GCGTCAGATGCAGGTGCAGGCAGCGACGATCGTTTTCGCTTTCACGGCGCTCAATCCAGCCACGTTTTTCCAGTTCATCGGCAATACGGGTGGCGTTGGTACGTGAAGAACCCAGCGCAGAGCTCAGCTCCGAGGGCTGAATGCTGTGGTCTTCCTGCGCGTCCAGCGTGATCAGCGCCATAAACAGCGTTTCGTTGATTCCCTGCGCCTTGAGCATTTTATTACGATTATCCAACAGCTTACTTTGCATGTGCATGCACAGACGG
This portion of the Erwinia sp. E602 genome encodes:
- the mprA gene encoding transcriptional repressor MprA; this translates as MESSFTPIEQMLNFRANRQKDFPLQEIMLTRLCMHMQSKLLDNRNKMLKAQGINETLFMALITLDAQEDHSIQPSELSSALGSSRTNATRIADELEKRGWIERRESENDRRCLHLHLTPKGNEFLRQLLPPQHQSLQLLWSSLSDSEKSQLEGITRKLLNRLDQMDEEGVIASLSR